The Alkalibacter saccharofermentans DSM 14828 genome segment ATCAGTTAAAACATTGGTTAGGGTCGGTTTTTTTTGGGCAGTCTTATGTTTATTGCGGTTTCGGTTTTGCAAAATACTGGAACCGACGATAAATATAAAGGCTATCAGTGGACCGAGAAGTTCTTCCATTATTCCACTCCTTCCATCCTAAAAGGATTTAATGACTATTCTTTCTCAGAATCATCTTCACTCATTCTTCCGATAGAATCACGCATCTGTGTATCCGCACCTATATTGCGGTAGTTCATATAATCCATAACGCCCATTTTTCCTGTTCTCAAAGCTTCAGCAAGAGCAAGAGGTACTGTGGCTTCTGCTTCGACCACTTTCGCGCGCATTTCCTGAACACGGGCGATCATCTCTTGTTCCTGGGCAACGGCCATTGCACGACGCTCTTCTGCTTTAGCTTGTGCTATGTTTTTGTCAGCTTCAGCTTGGTCTGTTTGAAGGATCGCACCTATATTTTTACCGATATCAACATCTGCAATATCTATTGATAGGATCTCAAATGCTGTTCCCGCATCCAGTCCACGGTTAAGAACGTTACGTGAAATAGAATCAGGGTTTTCTAATACTTGTTTGTGGGAAGTAGCGCTACCAATGGTGCTTACGACTCCTTCACCAACACGGGCTATTACTGTTTCTTCACCTGCTCCACCTACAAGGCGCTCAATATTTGCACGCACGGTAATTTTGGCTTTTGCCTTTACTTCGATACCGTTCATTGCAATACCTGCGATAAAAGGTGTTTCGATAACCTTTGGGTTAACGCTCATTTGCACAGCCTGCAATACGTCACGACCTGCCAAGTCAATTGCTGCGGCACGCTCAAAGCTTAATTCTATATTGGCACGTTGAGCTGCAATCAGCGCATTGACCACCCGGTCTACGTTACCACCTGCCAAATAGTGAGATTCCAATTGGTTCGTATTGGCATTTACACCCGCTTTGTGGGCTTTTATTAATGGACTTATTACTTTGATTGGTACGACTCGACGCAAACGCATACCGATAAGCGTGAAGATACTAACTTTTACCCCTGCTGCCAATGCACTAATCCACAAAGCAACGGGAATAAATGTAAATAGTACAACTAGTGCAAATACAATAATACCAATTAAAATAAGTGGTATCAAATCAGCGATATTCAACATATTTATTCCTCCTCATTTTTAATTTCCTTAACAACGACACGACTGCCGTTTACCTTAACAATTTCAACGGCTTGATTTTCCATAATAAAGTTTCCTTCGGATACGATATCAATTCGATTGCCGTCAAATAATCCTGTACCTGATGGCCTAAGGGGTGTGATCGTACTTCCTCTTAAACCAATTAGTTCTTTTCTCTCTTGGACGGACACATAACCACGATCCAGGGTCTCCCGGTCTGATAATACGATATGGCGCATGAATCCCTTCTGCAAGCCGATTTTTCTATATAAAATAACGGCTACAGTAATAGTGATCATCAAAGCAGTCAATACGCTCAAGCCCATGGCGAATATATCATCTGTAGCGAAAAACAAGGAGCCGATTATGCTCATAACGCCTATTCCACCTAAAATCCCTCCTGGGACAAAGAACTCTGCGACTATGAGCCCGATTCCAATAATGAGAAGAACAAATACCTCCATTCCCGCCAAACCGGCTACAGCGTGGCCGTAGAAGAATAAGGCCAATGATATGATGCTGACGGAACCTGCTACCCCAAAGCCTGGTGAGTAAAGCTCTATCACAAGTCCAAGGCCTGCAAGAGTAAGAAGGATTGAAACAACCAGTGAGTTGGTTAGAAACCTGGCTACATTTTCTGCAAAGCTTATTTCAGCTTCAATGACTGTTGCACCGGATAGTCCCAAGACATTTAACAATTCTGATCGATTATTTACAGTTCCCTCAGAATAACCAACTTCTATTGCCTTTGTTGGGCCCAAAGTCAAAAATTGCCCTTCAGGTGCATTGTATTCCGGTAGGTCAATGCTTGCATCTGCCATAGCCTCCGCATAAATGCGGTCCCGACCGCTAGCCTCGGCTGCGCTGCCCATGGCTTCACGCCAATAGGACTGAGCCTTTGCGTCTGCCGCACTGCCATCTGCCGTGATAATACCGCTGGCTCCCATAGTTGCCTGGGGATTCATGTAAATGGTATCTGCAAACAATGCAATGTAGGAACCTGCAGACAGGGCGCGTGAACGAATGTATGCAGTAGTGGGGATAGATATATCTTGCATTATCTGCCCGATGCTATCTGCTGCTTCTACAGAACCCCCCGGAGTGTTGATTTCAAAGATTATGTGGTCTGCAAATGCTTCACTTGCCTCTCGTGTGGTACGTCTTAAAAAAGCCTCAAGTCCTCTTTCTACCTCATTTTCTATAGGAATGACATATACGAGCTTTCCCGCACCCTCCGCACTGACTGTAGGACTAAAAGCGAATTGTGCTACGCTAATCAGCATAAAAAGGATTATGGGATATACTGCATATGATAAAAACTTTTTCATCGTTACACCACCTCCTCCCTTAATAATAACATTGACGACATGAATGTGCCTAATTAAAAATTATATCCTATATTAATACCTCTTACAATGGAATATGGAAACAAATATTTAAAATTGTTATTATTTATAAATGGACATCGATAGAGGCCCTTTCGCTGTACAAATGGGCTATGGAACGTTTATTCAATTCGAGAGACATCCCCAGTATGCCATCAATGGACTCTTTTATATGCGCATTCATTTCTCCTTGATTAGGAGAAACTAAAGCTACAGGATTAGCCTGCTTTGCCTTTAATGTCAACCGGTATCCTCCTTTTTTGACGGTTGCTTCAAAAGAGTCTTTAGTTACGTGGTAATCTATTATTTTGCAGCCTTCGATGCTGGTAAAACGATATTCTATGCCATCGTGATGAAAAACGAGAAAAAAACCTTTTGCATACTTACCCAGCATAGGCACTGTAGCGTAACTAAACACGAAAGAACTGTTTTCCCAGTCATTGGCTTGAACCCATACGTATTCTTTTGGGAACCCGGTACCCCAGTCTTTTTCAATATAGCCGTCTGCAGCACTGATATTCCACGACTGGCTGCCGATACGAAGATGACCATTTACCTTGTGATCCATGCTTATTATAGAGTGATTGCACTCATTGGGGAAATAAGTCAACCAGCCCATGATATTTGGCTTTAAGAAAGATTTTTTAATAGGGGTAAATTCACCAAAACGAAAATCGCCACGAACCTGAATGCCGTTTTTCTCAAAATCCAAGACCATGATGGTTTGGGAGAGCTTGTTTTTTCCTATTTGAAGAATAAAGGGATCGGCAGTCCATTTAAGTTCGTCAATGGGATATGAAATATACGATGTTTTGCTATGCAAGTTGTCTTGAAATTGGATGAATGCATGTTTAGTCTTTTCATGGGTTGTATAACCCCAGATGACGGAAAACATCAATCCATTTTCCCTATCATCGACCTTGCAGAACCATCCTTCAAAGGCTCCATCCTTGTCTAAGCCCACCATTATTCCGAACTGATTCATGATAACCTCATTTCTTGTAAGTTAAAGTAACCCTACAGATTATTAGCAAAGCCTTGAAATCTTCACAAAATAATACGATATACATAGATATATACCATTATTTCTGTAGCTTTAACACGAAATGATGAAAATGATGTGGTAGACAGCACCCTAAGAGACGGCATGCATGTTAAGGCTATCGATAATATAACAGCATTTGATCAAAATCATGCGCATATGTACCTGTTAGACAATTTCTTGTGCTTGGAAATGACAAGATAATTAGAGGGGGATGAGGCAAAGGGAGAGTTGTGTGTTGGTATGTTCCCGAATACGCCACACGTTGAAACTGTCATACTGCTGGTAATAAAATAGATAGAGGGAACCCCTGAAAGTAGATTCAGAATTCAATTCAACAGGAAGTTCTATGGTTATTCTATTAGTGATTATACCGTTATATTACTTTGCTACATTATTTATATACGGTTTCAAAAATGGAAGTCAAGTCCATAAAAGTGTGTAAATTCCCTCGGTTGTGTAATTAGGCAGCAACAACAGACTTCTGAGTGGCTCGGCTTTCGTGGTACTCTTCCATATCGAGGTACTTTTTGCCGGTCGTCCATTTTTCATCCTGCTCCATGAGCATGGCACCAATCAGACGGATCAGCGAATCTTCATTGGAAAAGATTCGAATCACACGTTCCCGTCGACGGATTTCCTGGTTTAACCGCTCAATACTGTTGCTGGTGAGCAGTCGCTTGCGATATTTCTTTGGTAGATTCATGACAGCCATCACATCATCAAACCCGAGTTCTAGGGTTTCCATGGCTTTAGGAGCTGTCTGAGTAAAGTAAAAGGGGACACTTCCCAATTATACGTCAAAATTGACATTAAGGGTGCGTAAAAGCATCCTTAACCTTGGGTAGCGTGATTAATAATTAAGCATGATGGATTATAAAAAGGCAGTAAAAATGAAATGATCGCAACAAAACCAGTCCACCGGTATGGAGGATTGTAGAAGTTTGGTTTTAATTGTCCTTAGGATGCTTTAGGTTTTATGAAGTTTAGAATTTCAGGGTAGATATTTTGATACTTGGGAATGGACTTGATTAGCTCATAACCCTTGTTGCAGAGGTTAGCTGCTTGGCTTCCAGTAATATTGCCAAGGGTCTTGCAGATGTCCTTATAGGTAAAATCGCAAAGGCAGCGCAACAAAAAGAAGATTTGATACAAAAGAAGTTTATTGGTA includes the following:
- the floA gene encoding flotillin-like protein FloA (flotillin-like protein involved in membrane lipid rafts), yielding MNMLNIADLIPLILIGIIVFALVVLFTFIPVALWISALAAGVKVSIFTLIGMRLRRVVPIKVISPLIKAHKAGVNANTNQLESHYLAGGNVDRVVNALIAAQRANIELSFERAAAIDLAGRDVLQAVQMSVNPKVIETPFIAGIAMNGIEVKAKAKITVRANIERLVGGAGEETVIARVGEGVVSTIGSATSHKQVLENPDSISRNVLNRGLDAGTAFEILSIDIADVDIGKNIGAILQTDQAEADKNIAQAKAEERRAMAVAQEQEMIARVQEMRAKVVEAEATVPLALAEALRTGKMGVMDYMNYRNIGADTQMRDSIGRMSEDDSEKE
- a CDS encoding NfeD family protein; translation: MKKFLSYAVYPIILFMLISVAQFAFSPTVSAEGAGKLVYVIPIENEVERGLEAFLRRTTREASEAFADHIIFEINTPGGSVEAADSIGQIMQDISIPTTAYIRSRALSAGSYIALFADTIYMNPQATMGASGIITADGSAADAKAQSYWREAMGSAAEASGRDRIYAEAMADASIDLPEYNAPEGQFLTLGPTKAIEVGYSEGTVNNRSELLNVLGLSGATVIEAEISFAENVARFLTNSLVVSILLTLAGLGLVIELYSPGFGVAGSVSIISLALFFYGHAVAGLAGMEVFVLLIIGIGLIVAEFFVPGGILGGIGVMSIIGSLFFATDDIFAMGLSVLTALMITITVAVILYRKIGLQKGFMRHIVLSDRETLDRGYVSVQERKELIGLRGSTITPLRPSGTGLFDGNRIDIVSEGNFIMENQAVEIVKVNGSRVVVKEIKNEEE
- a CDS encoding tocopherol cyclase family protein produces the protein MNQFGIMVGLDKDGAFEGWFCKVDDRENGLMFSVIWGYTTHEKTKHAFIQFQDNLHSKTSYISYPIDELKWTADPFILQIGKNKLSQTIMVLDFEKNGIQVRGDFRFGEFTPIKKSFLKPNIMGWLTYFPNECNHSIISMDHKVNGHLRIGSQSWNISAADGYIEKDWGTGFPKEYVWVQANDWENSSFVFSYATVPMLGKYAKGFFLVFHHDGIEYRFTSIEGCKIIDYHVTKDSFEATVKKGGYRLTLKAKQANPVALVSPNQGEMNAHIKESIDGILGMSLELNKRSIAHLYSERASIDVHL